The following coding sequences lie in one Drosophila sulfurigaster albostrigata strain 15112-1811.04 chromosome 2R, ASM2355843v2, whole genome shotgun sequence genomic window:
- the LOC133838333 gene encoding uncharacterized protein LOC133838333 isoform X1, with translation MAHNLKNVDVKLQDVDVLTTGILAELVNGILDFLLFHRSQIPFVYKTYKYYVEKWDENEETQTESFENYQVKQQRFLAKATKESISNMREIIRLAFRSSKGVKSLRFLFGNNTFMPSESYTIHIPHASISKNHGDIHVMPEGPMNQTLLRLLTCEELYTLWSTELKATNVYLELELLTNDDKRQCETLKLYPKEVVSQLPRSCKNVHLHLSHVNENGRELTCCKQLVIFQDLDNLNIDTIQEEAKDEEEVCCKQSEHVSGWWQSDIIVRGFRAPKYDLWSS, from the exons atggcaCATAATCTTAAAAATGTTGACGTAAAGCTGCAAGATGTGGACGTTTTGACCACAGGTATCCTGGCGGAGCTTGTGAACGGCATACTAGATTTCCTCCTATTCCATCGTAGTCAAATtccatttgtatataaaacCTACAAATACTATGTAGAAAAATGGGATGAAAACGAAGAAACGCAGACTGAATCTTTTGAAAACTATCAAGTTAAACAGCAACGCTTCCTGGCCAAGGCAACCAAGGAGTCGATCAGCAATATGCGAGAg ATAATACGATTAGCGTTTAGAAGCAGTAAAGGGGTCAAGAGTTTACGATTTCTATTCGGCAACAACACGTTTATGCCCAGCGAATCCTATACTATCCACATACCGCATGCATCCATCTCAAAAAACCACGGGGATATTCATGTCATGCCAGAGGGCCCCATGAATCAAACACTACTGCGTTTGCTCACTTGCGAGGAGCTCTATACTCTCTGGTCAACGGAACTCAAGGCTACCAATGTCTatctggagctggagctgctgaCCAACGATGATAAACGTCAGTGCGAGACATTGAAATTGTATCCTAAGGAAGTTGTCAGTCAATTACCACGTAGTTGTAAGAATGTGCATTTGCATCTGTCACATGTCAATGAAAATGGCCGTGAGTTGACTTGTTGTAAGCAGCTAGTTATTTTTCAAGATTtagataatttaaatatagataCAATCCAGGAAGAAGCGAAAGATGAGGAGGAAGTGTGTTGCAAGCAAAGTGAGCACGTAAGTGGCTGGTGGCAATCTGATATAATAGTTCGTGGCTTTAGGGCGCCCAAATACGACTTATGGTCTAGCTAa
- the LOC133838333 gene encoding uncharacterized protein LOC133838333 isoform X2 has translation MAHNLKNVDVKLQDVDVLTTGILAELVNGILDFLLFHRSQIPFVYKTYKYYVEKWDENEETQTESFENYQVKQQRFLAKATKESISNMREIIRLAFRSSKGVKSLRFLFGNNTFMPSESYTIHIPHASISKNHGDIHVMPEGPMNQTLLRLLTCEELYTLWSTELKATNVYLELELLTNDDKRQCETLKLYPKEVVSQLPRSCKNVHLHLSHVNENGHTIQEEAKDEEEVCCKQSEHVSGWWQSDIIVRGFRAPKYDLWSS, from the exons atggcaCATAATCTTAAAAATGTTGACGTAAAGCTGCAAGATGTGGACGTTTTGACCACAGGTATCCTGGCGGAGCTTGTGAACGGCATACTAGATTTCCTCCTATTCCATCGTAGTCAAATtccatttgtatataaaacCTACAAATACTATGTAGAAAAATGGGATGAAAACGAAGAAACGCAGACTGAATCTTTTGAAAACTATCAAGTTAAACAGCAACGCTTCCTGGCCAAGGCAACCAAGGAGTCGATCAGCAATATGCGAGAg ATAATACGATTAGCGTTTAGAAGCAGTAAAGGGGTCAAGAGTTTACGATTTCTATTCGGCAACAACACGTTTATGCCCAGCGAATCCTATACTATCCACATACCGCATGCATCCATCTCAAAAAACCACGGGGATATTCATGTCATGCCAGAGGGCCCCATGAATCAAACACTACTGCGTTTGCTCACTTGCGAGGAGCTCTATACTCTCTGGTCAACGGAACTCAAGGCTACCAATGTCTatctggagctggagctgctgaCCAACGATGATAAACGTCAGTGCGAGACATTGAAATTGTATCCTAAGGAAGTTGTCAGTCAATTACCACGTAGTTGTAAGAATGTGCATTTGCATCTGTCACATGTCAATGAAAATGGCC ataCAATCCAGGAAGAAGCGAAAGATGAGGAGGAAGTGTGTTGCAAGCAAAGTGAGCACGTAAGTGGCTGGTGGCAATCTGATATAATAGTTCGTGGCTTTAGGGCGCCCAAATACGACTTATGGTCTAGCTAa
- the LOC133838325 gene encoding LOW QUALITY PROTEIN: cytochrome P450 307a1-like (The sequence of the model RefSeq protein was modified relative to this genomic sequence to represent the inferred CDS: deleted 2 bases in 2 codons) — protein sequence MIFECFLAIAGIILILISASYINIIYNCKCKVIVKNTLKNGGEIKQKFMQAPGPHPWPIIGNLDIIGRFDNTFEGFGALAQQYGDIYSLTLGHTRCLIVNNLELIREVLNKNGKFFGGRPDFLRYDKLFGGDRNNSLALCNWSQLQKKRRNLARRHCSPRESTAYYTKMSTVGCHEIDELMAKLRHDIVPGKSIDIKPILHAACANMFSQYMCSKRHDYDDEEFKQFVHFFDEIFWEVNQGHPLDFLPWLLPFYGDHIRRLRYWSQAIRQFILERIVNERELNIDPDAPDNDFTDVLLKSLNEDKNMSRNTIIFMLEDFLGGHSAVGNLVMLTLTYIAKDPTIAERIQREADQATHNGVRSIGLHDMDAMPYTMATIYEVLRYSSSPIVPHVATEDSVIAGFGVTKGTIVFINNYVLNMSNEYWKNPEKFEPERFLEIKLNNSEKTLDGRVQFQLRKNLSHFLPFSIGKRTCIGQNLVRAFGFILLTNILLRYDIKCPDLTMIKINPASLALPANCFPLQLTPRPKE from the exons atgatatttgaATGTTTTCTCGCGATTGCTGGAATTATATTAATCTTGATCTCAGCATCATacattaacataatttataattgcaaatgcaagGTAATTGTTAAAAACACATTGAAAAATGGCGGAGAAATCAAGCAGAAATTTATGCAAGCACCTGGGCCACATCCCTGGCCAATTATTGGCAACCTGGATATAATTGGACGATTTGACAACACTTTCGAAGGATTCGGAGCATTGGCGCAACAATATGGAGACATTTATTCACTGACACTTGGTCACACTCGCTGCCTGATCGTCAACAACTTGGAGCTCATACGAGAGGTGCTCAATAAGAATGGCAAATTCTTTGGCGGTCGCCCCGACTTTCTGCGGTATGATAAGCTATTTGGTGGCGATCGAAATAATTCGCTTGCTCTCTGCAATTGGTCACAGTTACAAAAGAAACGCAGGAACTTGGCACGGCGACATTGCTCTCCCCGGGAGTCGACCGCGTATTACACCAAAATGTCAACTGTAGGCTGCCATGAGATCGATGAACTGATGGCCAAGTTAAGGCATGATATTGTGCCCGGCAAATCCATCGACATCAAGCCGATACTTCACGCTGCCTGTGCAAATATGTTTAGCCAATACATGTGTTCCAAGCGCCACgattatgatgatgaagaGTTCAAACAGTTTGTGCATTTCTTCGACGAGATTTTCTGGGAGGTGAACCAAGGGCATCCACTAGATTTTCTGCCCTGGCTCCTGCCCTTCTATGGAGATCACATAAGACGCCTTCGTTATTGGTCTCAAGCTATACGTCAATTTATTCTGGAACGTATTGTCAATGAGAGGGAATTAAATATTGATCCTGATGCCCCAGACAATGATTTTACAGATGTGCTGCTCAAAAGTTTAAATGAAGATAAAAATATGTCTCGCAATACGATTATTTTTATGCTGGAAGACTTTCTAGGCGGCCATTCAGCTGTTGGCAATTTAGTTATGCTCACC CTAACCTATATTGCTAAAGATCCGACTATTGCAGAAAGAATTCAACGTGAAGCAGATCAAGCAACGCATAATGGAGTACGGAGCATTGGTCTACATGATATGGACGCTATGCCCTATACTATGGCTACCATATACGAAGTATTGCGGTATTCATCTTCGCCAATTGTTCCCCATGTTGCTACCGAAGATTCCGTTATAGCGGGATTTGGTGTGACTAAAGGAACTATTGTATTCATCAATAACTATGTACTGAATATGAGCAACGAATATTGGAAGAATCCGGAAAAATTTGAACCTGAACGATTTctggaaattaaattaaacaattcaGAGAAAACTCTTGACGGTCGAGTGCAATTTCAACTCAGGAAGAAcctttcacat tttttgccatttagcATTGGAAAACGTACTTGCATTGGACAAAATTTGGTTCGTGCCTTTGGGTTTATTTTGTTAACTAACATTTTATTGCGCTACGATATAAAGTGTCCCGACTTGACCATGATCAAGATTAATCCGGCTAGCTTGGCTTTACCCGCTAACTGTTTTCCTCTCCAATTGACTCCAAGACCTAAGgaataa